From the genome of Astatotilapia calliptera chromosome 3, fAstCal1.2, whole genome shotgun sequence:
TGGCAGCACGCCACTGACTtcaagtgtgtgcgtgtgcatgcttGCGTGTGAGGATCAGCGTGTGTGCGGCCGTGGCCGCCAGAGTCTCTGAGAATATGAGAGGACTGGTgcatgtgtctgagtgtgtttgtgtatgcatgtgtgtgcgtgcgtgctgaGGCTCCATGGGGGTGAGGGGGACTCCTAGTATTTCTTCCCCGGGACAAACTCCTTTGCTTCAGGATTCAAGATGCTCTTCCTCTGCAGAGAGaaggaaacagaataaaattacTCATTTTATCAAGAACCGACAAAGTGAGCGCAGCGCAATCAGACGCATCTGACTCACCGCCACTTCCTccaggttgttgtggtgatCGCTGACCGACAGGCCgttgagctgctgctgcagctgccccACCCCCTGGTTGTTGAGGTCGCGCGAAGGGATGAACCAATCCTGGTCCTCCTCCTCCAACATCTCCTGGAAGCAGCGCTCCAAGAATTCCTGCTCCAACAGCTCCTCCTCTACCTGCAAGACAATGACACAGGAaaggaaatgataaataataagaTAAGCAGTAAAGTGGAACAATAAGTGAAGGCGTGGAAACGTTCAGACGTTACAAATTCACGCTTAAGTCACAAGCTGACAAAAATGCTCAACTCTCGGTAAGAAACCTTGTATCTGATGCAGCATAGGCATCAGAGTTCATTAGTGGCAGGGGAGAGGGGTACGAGTCTGCCAAGAATTAACCATtaaattaatctttaataaCTCTTTTTATTAGCATATCATCCAAAAACATTGGTTTTCAAGTACTGTTGACAAATAAATGAGCAATAAATCCACCTGTTCTCAGGTGAGCCTCTCATCCTGAGGGTGAATAAAGCATTATGTTATCTCAACAGCAACTTCACCAGCAGCTCAGGGCAGAATCAAACTTTCAAATTAAGAGTGGAGGGATTGCAGGATGGtgaggtttaaaaacaaaaacaacaacaacaacaacaacaacaacaacaacaacaacaacaacaacaacaaaacaggatggactgaaaagaagaagaaaaaaaaaagagtgagttGGACCTTCAGGAGTTAAAGTATCCATTTTTGTCACATGTACCTGTCTGTTATActcctcctcattctccatcCACATGTATTCAGCAAACGGGTTGGCGTCATTGTTTTCTCCCGCATGGCCATTGGCAACCGGCTCTTTCCCTTCCTTTTCTGGAGCTCCGCCTCCTGGTGTCTTAGCCACCTCCGGACCGCTCATCTCAGCTGGCTCTGTGTGAAACAAGAAGGCACAGGTGTGACTGTCAGCGAACAGTCTGGATCATCCTGCTACAGTATGCACGCAATCAGACAACCGAAGAGCAAAGCTGCGCAACTCCCGTTCGCTAGCCCACAGCTGGGTCTCATTCTTGTTAGTTTACATTATCATATTTAAAATCAAGGCTCCATTATTTAAGCCTGGGATTCCAAATCGAATTGACCATCAGCATCTCAATCAGCATTGTCGGAGCAGTTTTCCAGCTGTAACTAAAGACGCTCTGCTTATAAAggaggaaaagacaaaaaaagccaTTGAACAGTAATTCTGCATCTCTCAGGTTATGAGTAGGAAACAGACTGAAAGGCAACACCTGCCTGGACTAATCCTACTCGGTGATGTCTAAAACATTCTTCTGCAACACCCAAATGAGCCTGAAGACTTAATAGAGTCTTTGACATTTTATGACGTTGATCAATAGTTATTTTCCAGGTGGGTGAATTACAGCGCTGCAGTGAAaggccacagaaacacacacacacacacacacacacacacacacaacgggTCCAGAGAGACATCAGTAAGACATACAGCACTATCACAAGCCAAACAAACACCCAGTTTTAAATCAGGTTTGTGTAGAccaatgaaagagaaaatacaGCCAAATGTTAAAGTCAATCCTATTTCCCCACTAAATACAGCTGTTCACCAAAACGTCTAGCCACATAGGGTTTACATCTAAAGTTTGAAACTCaacgttactttaaaaaaaaaaaaaaaaaaaaaaaaagagttaaataaACACTGAGACATGAAGCAGAGTACTCAGCTGTGTGCCAACATGTAATCCTTACTcagagatgctgatgcatgtcTTTTTAACTTCGCAGTAATGACATGAGACTAAACTATCATTTAACCCCCAGCCTTACACCCAGTCAACACCAAAGTAGCAACAGTGACAACAGTTCACAACAATTGTGGAAAACTAAAACAGACTTGCATTTGTGGGCTAAAAAGAAAGATAAACGCACTGTTACAGTGATGGATGATTAGATAAGCCCCTTCCCCCACCACCTGGATGGAACCAGTACACAACTTTGCTCTtaacacttctttttttcttaaattttatcattaaaaaacagcaaatatggaaaataatgaatacaaaaataaacagtgcAAGTATTGTCCCATCAAATCCACAGAAGAGAGGACTTTATAAACCGCTATCTCAGCGTATCTAAGGAAGTCCCATATAAACAAGGCAAAGCCAAACCCAAGTGACGTGATCGGAGAAGAAGCGCAAACGTGTGTGTGGTTATTTTTCTGCAGTCAGCAAAGGCCTACGCATGATTCAATCAAGCCAAACGCAGCGAGTCATCACATGTAACAGGGCCGCATCTTGCAATGTAAAAATACAGCCGTGCTGCTGCTTTAAGAGTCATTAGAAAGACAACAGCTAACATCTGTGTTCAGTACACACCTTTGGCAATAAGtaaagatacttttttttttttattattatcgaTCATCACATCCCAATGGGTTAGAATAATTTACCAATACTCTGCAATAAAACTATTCCCTGAACACGTACTAGCATCCAGCTACATCTTTAGCAGATGATTACTTCCACCTGCACTGTGGAAGTGAAAGTAAAAACTGTGACATCACATCAGGTTTTCCCCCCCTCCATCCAAATACCTACTTCTCCTTCAAAAAGGGGCAGCCCCTGGATAACCACGCAATTTCCATCTAAAGCTCGAGACTGGACACGGCATCCACACCTGGCCTGAATTTTATCAGAATAAAACAATTCTCATTACAACAACTGAGTACAATGCTAAATTTGTGTCCACACCAATTGGCAACACCCGGGgcttaaaaatgaagccaatgaaGATGTGCCGAAAACAgcagttcctctagtggccacttAAGGATGGCtctaacccttgtgtggtgttcgtatttttgttactcagccagtgttcatgggtctggtggacccgctagagttttggctttccaaattaacactaaacaattttatgttaaattactcaacagatgtttacttcatcccaattacaagacatatgaacagcaaacatggttaattttttccctttacctttgttagatcacatttatgaattaatgtgcttctcgtttttcttttatataaaatgttataaataaatcagttataatcaagtggagtgagtggaaagacacaacacaacacaaaaaaataataattaattgtttaatttttcttttgaaaaaaactgaacacgggtctcacagacttAAAAGCACAATATGGCTTTAAAAGCACAATGTCTCAATATTTACAGTCAGGCACCAAAACAACTCTATTAATACTCTGTCCTTTCATAAAGACTGtaccatttaaataaataaaataaatagggGTTAATGGGTGTGACCACTTTGACAATTTTCCCAAAACACTATCTTTCAGGCCTCAGCGCCGCTAAATCTAGTCACTGAATTGGGAGTTTTTCTCTAGTCCATAATGGACTCTCTCTAGTATTTTATTTCCATGTTACTTGGCTACTACAGAGATCTGTATCTGTGCATGGCACTTGTGCAGTCAAAGCACAGAGCTCGTCAATCCTGCTtaaacagtgaaaatgtatgtaGTCTGTGGTTCAGACGTGCAGCTTCACCTTTATGCTGTAAAACAGGCATCTAAAACAACAGGGGTGTCTGAGTGTAGCCTCTTTCACACGGGATACTTAAAACAGATGATTAAATTCATTAATTAAGCCTAATATTCTGCAGTCATAAGCACTGTTTAAGCTTGAAGCCAGTGGCGAGATCACAAGTATCCAATAATCTATTAAGAAAAGACAGTGAGTTGATGAGATTTGTGCGATTGCTTCTACGCACACAGGATTGCCACTATGATGAGACATGCCCAATCATGACATAATCCTCAGAGTGCCAGCCAGATGCAACAGACTTGTCATGACTCAACTGCAGCCTTGCAGCGGGGGGAGGGGGGATAGAAAAATGATGATCTCAACCGAGCTCTGCTCACAGCTCCGGAGGTCATCCTGATGAAGACTCACTCACTCATTGCAATGTGTTGTGACTTCAAAGAAACTTCACCCATTTCAAAATTCAGCCCATAATATTTCTGCGACACCCGCGCCTGCAGTCCCCGTCTCCCtcagcacaacaaaacaaacatgtttaagcAGAGTGTGACCCGCAGCAGCCGGCCGTTCGACGAACGCAGCGACAGAACGGACACGCTGTTCCTCAGAagagcacacacaaacaagcataATCTAAGTAGGTCAGTAGACTAAGAAGAAGAGGTGTGTCTGTTTCTGCCCAACCGTGGGCGACGATAAAGACGTCTAACGATGCAGAGCAGGGACTTGAACaaggtgaagaaaaaacaaaacaaaacaaaaaaaacacaaagggaaaaatTTACAAGACAGAGGTTGCAGAACATTTGAAGCCTGTGCGCTAACATTCACTTTTACTGCAGTCGATAAAGTGTTGTGTAATGAATCGGACTTACCATCAGCCAAAGCTTTAAAATAACAGTTGAGACGCTGAAGGGGTGTGAGTATGCAAGCAGACAGCTAAAAGCAGGTAAAAGCCATGAGGTTAGAGCTCAGGtgatattttttccccacacaatCAAACGAAAGTTATGTTTCCAGCTTCTCAGATTAAACGCCAAATGGTTATAAAAGTATACTGAATGCATGATCTAAActtccaaaaagttcaatttGTAAGAACACCTCTAAGATTAATTTCCAAAAGTTGCCAAGTCACTGACATCATCCCACCCCCACTGAAGTATAACTAACAAGAGTGCAAAGACCTCGCCAGCATGTGATGCACATAGCACTTAACATGTTCACATTGCATAACCATGTGGTGGTTACCATGTAATATTTAGTTAGGCAAGCCTAGATCAGTGCTTCCCCTGTGCCTACGAGGGTGAGGGGTAAGCTGTAGAAATGTAAAATGCTGTTCTGCAATCCGGCCACACGGGAGGGGTCAAAAACAAATGTACAGAAAGTTTGAGGGGACAGAGTTCAACTTCTGAATCCAAGCAGCTTTATCTTGGAACAGCAATCATCATCAGCTGCAATAGAAGTTTATGGACTGGATGATAAACTCAATGTCATATTtctaagttgttgttgtttgttttgttttttaagggaGGGGGGTTGACTCTTCTATgagctaaaaacaacaaaacaaaaaccattttGCTGGCTTGTTTGTTGTGATAGTGAGAACTTAAGTCTGAAAACTGTATGTACTTTGTGTTGAGTGGGTGGAAATATGCAAAATTAATGACCATTTGACATTTTCAAAGCAAATTTTGTTCTGTGTCAGAGggggaaaatgtcatcaaaaaaagaagaaaaaaaaaaggagaagattaTTActgaatttgatttttttcttttttgtcctgaTCTGTAAAACTGGGATATTTTAAGGAAAGAAGGGCTTTGGGAAATTCTATTAACGCAATAGCTACTGGTtccacatatttaaaatacttttagtaGTTTTCCCCCCTTGAGGCAAGGAacgaaatggaaaaacaaactgcaaaagTATAAGTTTAGTTactaatttttacatttttcaaagtGGTTTAAAATCAAGCTGAAACAGCCGTTCAAATTCACCTTCAGATCCCTGGAACTGCAACTAAATAACCACTGAAACCTTTCAAATGTCCAAATGTCGGCTTAATAGTCCTCTTGACTCCGTTTGTAATGGATACTTTGTGTACCTGCAAGTGTAAAAATAAACTCTGAATGTCAAGCAGAGACATCCAACCTGCGGGGAGACAAATGCGGGGGGAGCTCCTACAGCCATGTCCAGTTCCAACTGTGCACAATGAAGACTTTGATATGCAAAAACAACCCGCTTCATAGCGGTCCGTGTAGCCTGACAGTCCGTGTGTGTAACAGGAGCTGTGCCGCGGTGGCTTACAGCCTGCTAACGGCTCTAAACCAGGTGTCCGGGCATACCTGGGAAGTTGGTTTAAAGGATTTGGTAGTTTCAGTCGAGGTAATGCGAAGTGGGTAGTTCCCAGCGGCTGCAAACAGACAGAAACGCACAGCTGCGCTGTCAGTGAACGGGCCTAAGGTGAAAGCTACCCCACCAACAACAAAGGGTAGAGGCTGGGTGGAagaaaagctctttttttccttttaaagtcattaagtGGGTTTCTTAAAACGGCTTAAATGCGAACCACGTATTAAACGAAAATATACAATAAGCTACTAGAACAGGTAAAGCACGCATCTGGGGCAAACCCCGTCTCTATTTGAATGCTAGAGGCCAAACAAAGTGTGCTCCGCTATGAGCTAGCACGCAGCTACAGCATGGCAGCATCACTGAAGCAGGTCAACAAAACAAGGCTGAGCTCCGGGAACAACAGCAGcggcaaacacgcacacacgacGAAGCTCTAACGTGTAACCGTTCGCGGGTCGCCGTTACCTGGCATTGTGCTCCTGCTGTGTGTCTCAACGCGTAGGGTAACACAAAGTTACTGTCAGTAAACTGCGAGCTCGTCGTGTCTTCTGTGGGGATTTCTCCGCGCTGCGATGCAACGTAGCTCCAGTCAGCTAAATCCTGTTAGCCACCTCGCTAACGTTAGAAAGCTGGGTCGGTTATGTGGTCTGATGAGGCGTTCATCTACTGCCAGGAATGTGGGAATTTGTACCTCACACCAGACAAACTATTAGATAAAAGCAGAGGCGGGGTAAATAATGTAAATCCCATCACCACCAACGCTATTGGAGTCGACTACTGTTAATCTTACAATCTTCTTTACCACTTGATGAGATCACAGATAGGATCAGTAGGAATGTAACAATGAGTACATTTGCTCATTTACTTTAATCAGCTTTAATGTACTTGTACTTTAAGTATTTCAATGCACTCTATATTGTGAGTGCAATTATTGCACTTCATACCCCATATACTATTTAATTTAGAAGCTTTAGTTGcttattattttgaaaatgatttgcatTATTACAGCTCAAGCTACTGAGTAATAGAAAtctaattaaaataatcaacaGCTTTTAACATTAAAGAGATATACACATAAACAAATCAATAACTATAACCCAATAATTTCATGTATATGATTCTAAATGGTGCCGTTTGACATGAGTTAATTTGCTTAGGTGCAGCCTGTGTACTATTAAGCTTCTTAAATAGGAATATAAATCTTACTTAAGTTAAAGGTctataaatactttttttccactttgaaaaACAACTAATCATCACAAGATTATGTTTAAATTCTTATGCAGCTCcacttttcacttttcaacaTAATAAATCTGCAAATGCAATAAATCTGTTGCACATGAGCTTGAAAATTGTGATTTTGTAGTTGTATAagttatgttaaaaaaagagagaaaaggaattGCATTGGTTCCCTCCAATCCATAACACATGAATACAGCTGACTGCTTTCAACAAAACCTATAATGATGCTAGTAAATATATCTTTTAATACCATGGTAATGACTTCAGCCAAACTTTAGAGGTCTGAGTGCTGACGTCAGTGAGCAAACTGCGACATTCAGCACACATTGATCTCCATTTAAAACCAGTAACAAATGTAAGCAGGGATgcggagagaaaaacaaagcaccacCATAAAAACTGGTGTTTGTTTATCGTCCAAAAAACTATTTGCAGAAATGCAATAAAACAGATTGCTCCGCCTATCCAAGCAGCTACAACATCTGGTTAAATTCCACCACAGCGTTTCCATTCCTTTTCCCCCCAGAGGTTAATGGTGTGTGTGATTAGAGGATGAATGCCAAGACTGAACAGAATCCAGCTCGGATTCAGTCTGAAATACACAGTAAATCATGGAGCCTCTCTGCTCTGCTGTCAATCCTGAGAATGAAACAAGCAAATGTGAAGGGCGACTTGTTTTCAGCACATCGTACTGAGTGAACTGCCAGTGTCACGACAAGCTCTGGCATCTTTTCTTCTTTGGCCTGCTGTTCGTTATGCTAATTGAGTGACAGCAGCTGACAACAGTTAAAAAATGgttccaaaaataaaataaaaaatgcatgtggcttttttaaataaaagtaaaatggtaaatggcctgtatttgtatagcgctttactaatccctaaggaccccaaagcgctttacacatccagtcatccacacactggtgatggcaagctacattgtagccacagccaccctggggagcactgacagaggagaggctgctggacactggcgccaccgggccctctgaccaccaccagtaggcaacgggtgaagtgtcttgcccaaggacacaacgaccgagactgtccaagccaggactcgaaccggcaaccttccgattacaaggcaaactcccaactcttgagccacgatcgccctgatGTATAAACCACTTAGCCTGCCAATGAACAGGACATTAACAGGCATGCTGTAAAAGCAATTTAAATCCTTTATTATCAACAAATTCAATTCAcgtttttgtttaataaaattttGTCAGGAAGCAGTGAAAAAAGGTACAAGTGTCACCACTGGGAAGATCTTTGCAGCAGCCAGAGGATATATGTAAAAATGAAGTCAGCTTCCCCGAAATTATACATTTAAGGAGTAACAATTTAAATGAGAGGTGAACAGGTGAGAAAAGCGGTAAACtaaatggaatgatattttgtaatgattgtgaaggcacatgtttgaaatgtttgaaataaaaatgaactgaactgaactgaaaagtgCCCAAGGAGTAGAGACACGAGGACAACAGGAATTCAGAGTGAATAAATGGCTGAAACAAAAGTTTGGCTCAAACTGCTAACAGTGTGGACAGCAGTAAAATAtctaatcaaataaaaacagattaaatttAGTAAAGGGAATGTGGGAGATGTTATATTTGTAAGCacccacttaaaataaattagcCTGATGTAAGTGTGAAGAGTAGGAGATATAGGGAGCAGTtgaaagtagtctataaatgggATAAGTAACTGACAGTGTGTGAGATTACAAGTAACTGATACACAGCTTTAAGTAATGAGTACTGTATATGCAAATGCAGTTTACActcgttaaaaaaaatctaaacattaACAGTCTGATTGGGGGAGACAGTTTTAACAATATCTGCTGTAATTTAATCAAGTTAAACAGCATAAAGAAGAAGCTACTGATTGTTTTAACCCCGGATGCCCTTCCAGATACAACCCAAAAAGGGATTCGCGTTTTCTCCTGGGAAAGACAGTACACTTGTTAGGGAAATGTATAAACCCTACATGGAATTAGTTCCATTAAACATGAAAGGTGGTGTTGCTGCAGAGGTACGTGAGTCTTTGTGACATGATAGAGgagctacattaaaaaaaagcaccacaACACTGAGATTCTACCTGCTAGTTCTATTTTGCTAGTCAGCATTGAGAGCTACAGTATAGATGGCAATCAAAAATCGGGCAGCACTTGAATGCAGCATGTGCACAAACATCTCGAGCTCCGTCACACAGCACCTCTGTCTGTACTCCTGACTAACCCCAGAGACAAATGCCTGCGTGGCTCCGGAGAGAAACGCGCTTCTGGCGCTTCACTCTGGGAAGACACGCTTTAACTGATTTTATGCGGCTCAAAATACTCTAATAATGGACAACATGAGGCCTTTTGTGTCAATTAGCgtgatttaaaaagagaattatTTGAAAACTGCATATGTTCATAAACTTGGCTGCCCTACATTGTAGTTAGGCCACTGTTACTACTGTGGAAGTTTGTTTTTACCACCTTCACAACAGCCCCCTCACTCCTTTTTAGACTAAGCTCATGAAGGCAGGAA
Proteins encoded in this window:
- the paip2b gene encoding polyadenylate-binding protein-interacting protein 2B isoform X2: MSGPEVAKTPGGGAPEKEGKEPVANGHAGENNDANPFAEYMWMENEEEYNRQVEEELLEQEFLERCFQEMLEEEDQDWFIPSRDLNNQGVGQLQQQLNGLSVSDHHNNLEEVARKSILNPEAKEFVPGKKY
- the paip2b gene encoding polyadenylate-binding protein-interacting protein 2B isoform X1, whose product is MPEPAEMSGPEVAKTPGGGAPEKEGKEPVANGHAGENNDANPFAEYMWMENEEEYNRQVEEELLEQEFLERCFQEMLEEEDQDWFIPSRDLNNQGVGQLQQQLNGLSVSDHHNNLEEVARKSILNPEAKEFVPGKKY